DNA sequence from the Dehalococcoidales bacterium genome:
ATCGACGGGGTTGAGCTTGCCACACTTGGGGCATTTTATCTTAGATACCTCTACTTTCTTCTCTTCGAGTGTCATACTGACTCCTCTTCGAAGGCTCTGATGGCCGCGGTGGAGAAGCTTGTTTTACTGCCCTAGCCTCTTGCCTTCTCTTCTTATTTTCCTTCCTCTCTTTCTTTTCCCCCGCTGTTTTCTTACCCATCCTTGACCTCCTCTAGCTTTCCCAGACATCTTCCATGTCTTCAACCGAGTCAGCTGGCTCAGGTACATTGAAATTCAAAATGTGCATCTTCTCATCATGTCTGCGGTAGCGTGCTACCCTTTCACGCCGGGGAATTGACCTACTTTTGGCTTTCTCCCCCTGAGCCTTACAACTCAAGCACAGGCTCGCCTCGGGAAGAGCTTCCAATCGAGCTAGGTCTATAGGCTGACCGCAATTGTCACATAAGCTATAGGTTCCATTATCAAACTTGTCCAAGGCATGCTCCACCTTAGTCAAACGGTCTATTATTTGCGCCTCTAAGGCTAGCTCCCTTTCGAATTCAGAACTGTCGGTAGCTGCCTCTTCCCATTTACCAGAGGGACTGCCCTCCTTCCTCTCACTAGTCTGGTGGACGCCTGCCTTCAGTCGCTCAAGTTCCTCCACTAAGTGCTTCCGCTCAGTCTCCAAGCGAGAGCGAAGGTCGTAACCCTCCGAGAGAAAGACACACTTACCCTCTTTGCGCCAGTAACAATTGGCGCAGACCTTCAAACCAATCGGGCATCTCTCCTTGATGGGTAAATGGTCGATCAGCTTTTCTCCCCGTGCTCTAAGCACCATTCCGGCACTCTTCTTTCACCGGACACACGTGACACCTTCGTGTTCGACAGTAGTCCCTGCCTAGCCTCATGAGGGCGGCCTCCACATCGGAAAACCTGGATTGGTCTTCTTTGTTCTCGTCCCACAGTATCCTCAGCTCTTCCAGAGCGACGGTCGTGCTTGTTGCATCCAGTAGCCGCAATCCTTGCGACGCGACTAAGGCCTCCCGTGCCAGGGGCGGGTTTGCCTTCTCCCAGAGTTCTCTTAATCCTCTCAGGAACAGAGTGACCGTAGCTGGTCTCATGGCCTTTCCCAACCCCTGAAGCCTTCCCTCCAGATCTCCTTCGTCCCTGGCAAAGAAATGCAGACGATTCAGGTCCCCATCATAGTCGTTGTTTAGAGCCGCGGCTACTCCCGGCAAGCCTATGGCAATCTTGAAGTTGTGCCTTATATATCCGCTCTGGTCCAGGATATCCACCAAGGACTGCCAGTTGGTTGTCAATAGCCTGCCTGTGGAGGTCAGGCCTGCCATTTCCAGGCTCCTGTAAGCTCTGAAGGCAACCGTTTCGTGACCTTCTGTACCGAGGAGTATTGACGCCAGAAGCCATTTGAAGACCTCGTCTGACTTCATGCTCGCCAAGTCAATACCGAGTGCC
Encoded proteins:
- a CDS encoding TraR/DksA C4-type zinc finger protein is translated as MVLRARGEKLIDHLPIKERCPIGLKVCANCYWRKEGKCVFLSEGYDLRSRLETERKHLVEELERLKAGVHQTSERKEGSPSGKWEEAATDSSEFERELALEAQIIDRLTKVEHALDKFDNGTYSLCDNCGQPIDLARLEALPEASLCLSCKAQGEKAKSRSIPRRERVARYRRHDEKMHILNFNVPEPADSVEDMEDVWES